The Caballeronia sp. Lep1P3 genome window below encodes:
- the tyrS gene encoding tyrosine--tRNA ligase → MTTDSNASSAPSTQALPITDDVRAALAVAKRGCDELLIEDEFAQKLARSAATGKPLRIKLGLDPTAPDIHIGHTVVLNKMRQLQDLGHQVIFLIGDFTSLIGDPSGRNATRPPLTREQIENNARTYFEQAALVLDREKTEIRYNSEWSMPLGADGMIKLASRYTVARILEREDFTKRFQGGVPISIHEFLYPLMQGYDSVALNADLELGGTDQKFNLLVGRELQKQYGQEQQCILTMPLLEGLDGVDKMSKSKNNYVGISEKPTDMFGKLMSISDTLMWRYFELLSFRSIEEIARFRQEAEGGRNPRDFKVMLAQEIVARFHSPADAQRALEDFNHRAKGGVPDDIPTVTLAGAPLAIGQMLKQAGLVPSTSEALRNIEQGGVKIDGATVSDKALKVEPGEFVVQVGKRRFARVTLTA, encoded by the coding sequence ATGACGACAGACTCCAACGCCTCTTCCGCGCCCTCGACCCAGGCCCTGCCGATCACCGACGACGTGCGCGCCGCGCTCGCCGTCGCCAAGCGCGGCTGCGACGAACTGCTGATCGAAGACGAGTTCGCGCAGAAGCTCGCGAGGAGCGCCGCCACCGGCAAGCCGCTGCGCATCAAGCTCGGGCTCGATCCGACCGCGCCGGACATTCACATCGGCCATACGGTCGTGCTGAACAAGATGCGCCAGTTGCAGGACCTCGGGCATCAGGTCATCTTCCTGATCGGCGATTTCACATCGCTCATCGGCGATCCGTCCGGCCGCAACGCCACGCGCCCGCCGCTCACGCGCGAGCAGATCGAGAACAACGCGAGGACGTACTTCGAGCAGGCTGCGCTCGTGCTCGACCGCGAAAAGACCGAAATTCGCTACAACAGCGAATGGTCGATGCCGCTCGGCGCGGACGGCATGATCAAGCTCGCGTCCCGCTATACGGTCGCGCGCATTCTCGAACGCGAGGATTTCACCAAGCGCTTCCAGGGCGGCGTGCCGATCTCGATTCATGAATTCCTGTACCCGTTGATGCAGGGCTACGACTCCGTCGCGCTCAACGCTGATCTCGAACTCGGCGGCACGGACCAGAAGTTCAACCTGCTCGTCGGCCGCGAATTGCAGAAGCAGTACGGGCAGGAACAGCAGTGCATTCTCACGATGCCGCTGCTCGAAGGGCTCGACGGCGTCGACAAGATGTCGAAGTCGAAGAACAACTACGTCGGCATCAGCGAGAAGCCGACCGACATGTTCGGCAAGCTGATGAGCATTTCCGACACGCTGATGTGGCGTTACTTCGAGCTGCTGTCGTTCCGCAGCATCGAGGAGATCGCGCGTTTCAGGCAGGAAGCGGAGGGCGGGCGCAATCCGCGCGACTTCAAGGTGATGCTCGCGCAGGAAATCGTCGCGCGCTTTCATTCGCCGGCGGATGCCCAGCGCGCGCTCGAGGACTTCAACCATCGCGCGAAGGGCGGCGTGCCCGACGACATTCCGACGGTCACGCTCGCGGGCGCGCCGCTCGCGATCGGTCAGATGCTCAAGCAGGCGGGCCTCGTGCCGTCGACGAGCGAAGCGCTGCGCAATATCGAGCAGGGCGGCGTGAAGATCGACGGCGCCACCGTTTCCGACAAGGCGCTCAAGGTCGAGCCGGGCGAGTTCGTCGTGCAGGTCGGCAAGCGCCGCTTCGCGCGCGTGACGCTGACGGCATGA
- the dusB gene encoding tRNA dihydrouridine synthase DusB, translated as MPTIGSHVLRNNLFVAPMAGVTDRPFRQLCKRMGAGYAVSEMVASNAQLWKSEKTMRRANHAGEVEPIAVQIAGADPQMLAEAARHNVANGAQIIDINMGCPAKKVCNVAAGSALLQNEPLVARIVEAVVQAVGVGPDAVPVTLKIRTGWNRENKNALTIARIAQDAGIAMLTVHGRTRADLYKGDAEYETIAAVKASVKIPVVANGDIATPEKARDVLAATLADAIMIGRAAQGRPWLFREIEHFLATGERMPPPRIDEIQQVMNEHLEDHYAFYGEFTGVRTARKHIGWYTRGLSGANAFRHRMNTLDTTKEQLFAVNEFFDAQKALSDRLVYVDEAADAGEAVEEESCGGQHNTDRLIAA; from the coding sequence ATGCCCACCATCGGTTCTCACGTTCTGCGCAATAACCTGTTCGTCGCTCCGATGGCAGGTGTCACCGACCGGCCGTTCCGCCAGCTTTGCAAACGCATGGGCGCGGGCTACGCGGTGTCGGAGATGGTGGCGTCGAACGCGCAGTTGTGGAAAAGCGAGAAGACGATGCGCCGAGCGAACCACGCGGGCGAGGTCGAACCGATTGCCGTGCAGATTGCCGGCGCCGATCCGCAGATGCTCGCGGAAGCCGCGCGCCACAACGTCGCGAACGGCGCGCAGATCATCGACATCAACATGGGCTGCCCGGCGAAGAAAGTGTGCAACGTCGCGGCGGGTTCGGCGCTTCTGCAGAACGAACCGCTCGTCGCGCGCATCGTCGAGGCCGTGGTGCAGGCGGTCGGCGTCGGACCGGACGCGGTGCCCGTCACGCTCAAGATCCGCACCGGGTGGAATCGCGAGAACAAGAACGCGCTGACCATCGCCCGCATCGCGCAAGACGCCGGCATCGCCATGCTCACCGTTCATGGCCGCACGCGCGCCGATCTCTACAAGGGCGACGCCGAATACGAGACCATCGCGGCCGTCAAGGCGTCGGTGAAGATTCCGGTCGTGGCGAACGGCGACATCGCGACGCCCGAAAAGGCGCGCGACGTGCTCGCCGCCACGCTCGCCGACGCCATCATGATCGGCCGCGCGGCGCAGGGCCGTCCGTGGCTCTTCCGCGAGATCGAGCACTTCCTCGCGACGGGCGAGCGCATGCCGCCGCCGCGCATCGACGAGATTCAACAGGTGATGAACGAGCACCTCGAAGACCACTACGCGTTCTACGGGGAATTCACCGGCGTTCGGACTGCGCGCAAGCACATCGGCTGGTACACTCGCGGCCTTTCCGGGGCCAACGCCTTCCGGCACCGGATGAATACGCTCGACACGACCAAAGAACAATTGTTCGCTGTCAATGAATTCTTCGACGCGCAAAAGGCGCTGTCAGACCGCCTCGTCTATGTCGACGAAGCCGCGGACGCCGGCGAAGCGGTCGAGGAAGAATCGTGCGGCGGACAACACAACACAGACCGACTAATTGCCGCATGA
- the ruvA gene encoding Holliday junction branch migration protein RuvA, whose protein sequence is MIGRIAGVLLEKNPPHLLVDCNGVGYEIDVPMSTFYNLPNAGEKVVLLTQMIVREDAHLLYGFLTSQERATFRELLKISGIGARMALAVLSGMSVQELAQTVTTQDSARLTRVPGIGKKTAERLLLELKGKLGADLGAMASAASQSDHASDILNALLALGYSEKEALAAIKNVPAGSGVSEGIKLALKALSKA, encoded by the coding sequence ATGATTGGTCGCATCGCCGGCGTTCTGCTGGAAAAAAATCCGCCGCACTTGCTCGTCGATTGCAATGGCGTCGGCTATGAAATCGACGTGCCGATGAGCACGTTCTACAACCTGCCGAATGCCGGCGAAAAGGTCGTGCTGCTCACGCAGATGATCGTGCGCGAGGACGCGCATCTGCTCTACGGCTTTCTCACGTCGCAGGAACGCGCGACGTTTCGCGAGTTGTTAAAGATCAGCGGCATCGGCGCGCGCATGGCGTTGGCCGTGCTCTCCGGCATGAGCGTGCAGGAACTCGCGCAGACCGTGACGACGCAGGACAGCGCGCGGCTCACGCGCGTGCCGGGCATCGGCAAGAAAACGGCCGAGCGGCTTCTGCTCGAACTGAAAGGCAAGCTCGGCGCCGATCTCGGCGCGATGGCGAGCGCGGCTTCCCAGTCCGACCACGCATCCGACATTCTCAACGCGCTGCTCGCGCTCGGCTATTCCGAGAAGGAAGCGCTCGCCGCCATCAAGAACGTGCCGGCCGGAAGCGGCGTGTCCGAGGGCATCAAGCTCGCGTTGAAGGCGCTTTCGAAGGCCTGA
- the ruvB gene encoding Holliday junction branch migration DNA helicase RuvB — MIETDKLAAERIISATPVSPNEEAFERALRPRQLDEYVGQEKVRGQLEIFIEAAKRRSEALDHVLLFGPPGLGKTTLAHIIAREMGVNLRQTSGPVLERAGDLAALLTNLEANDVLFIDEIHRLSPVVEEILYPALEDYQIDIMIGEGPAARSVKLDLQPFTLVGATTRAGMLTNPLRDRFGIVSRLEFYNANELARIVSRSASLLKADIVPEGALEIARRSRGTPRIANRLLRRVRDYAEVKANGSITAEVADAALKMLDVDPVGFDLMDRKLLEAILNKFDGGPVGVDNLAAAIGEERDTIEDVLEPYLIQQGYLQRTPRGRVATLLTYRHFGIAAPDGGPIRDLWDANNG, encoded by the coding sequence ATGATCGAAACCGACAAACTCGCCGCCGAACGCATCATTTCGGCCACGCCCGTCTCGCCGAACGAAGAAGCGTTCGAGCGCGCGCTGCGCCCGCGCCAGCTCGACGAATACGTCGGCCAGGAAAAGGTGCGCGGCCAGCTCGAAATCTTCATCGAAGCGGCCAAGCGCCGCTCCGAAGCGCTCGATCACGTCTTGCTCTTCGGTCCGCCCGGTCTCGGCAAGACGACGCTCGCGCATATCATCGCGCGTGAAATGGGCGTCAATCTGCGGCAGACGTCGGGGCCGGTGCTGGAGCGCGCGGGCGACCTCGCCGCGCTCCTCACTAATCTCGAAGCGAACGACGTGCTCTTCATCGACGAGATTCATCGGCTCTCGCCGGTCGTCGAGGAAATTCTGTATCCGGCGCTCGAGGATTATCAGATCGACATCATGATCGGCGAAGGGCCGGCCGCGCGCAGCGTCAAGCTGGACCTTCAGCCGTTCACGCTCGTCGGCGCGACCACGCGCGCGGGCATGCTGACCAATCCGCTGCGCGACCGCTTCGGCATCGTGTCGCGGCTCGAGTTCTACAACGCGAACGAACTCGCGCGCATCGTGTCGCGGTCGGCCTCGCTGCTGAAGGCGGACATCGTGCCCGAAGGCGCGCTGGAAATCGCGCGGCGCTCGCGCGGCACGCCGCGTATCGCGAACCGGCTGCTGCGACGCGTGCGCGATTACGCCGAAGTGAAGGCGAACGGCAGCATCACCGCCGAAGTCGCGGATGCTGCGCTCAAGATGCTCGACGTCGATCCGGTCGGCTTCGATCTCATGGACCGCAAGCTGCTCGAAGCCATCCTCAACAAGTTCGACGGCGGGCCCGTCGGCGTGGACAATCTCGCGGCGGCAATCGGCGAGGAGCGCGACACCATCGAGGACGTGCTCGAACCGTATCTCATCCAGCAAGGCTATTTGCAGCGCACGCCGCGCGGCCGCGTCGCAACGCTCCTCACGTACCGGCATTTCGGCATCGCCGCGCCGGACGGTGGCCCGATCCGCGATCTCTGGGACGCGAACAACGGCTAG
- a CDS encoding anhydro-N-acetylmuramic acid kinase, translated as MSGTSMDGVDGVAVQFTTGKPPVVLGEAHVSFSQGLRDALFALQAPGDNELEREALAGNALATRYAVCCHELQSMSGYSSTKVRAIGVHGQTVRHRPEKGYTRQINNPALLAEMTNIDVIADFRSRDVAAGGQGAPLVPAFHATIFGAKNETRVVCNLGGISNITILAATGAVRGFDCGPANALIDEWAHRHLQRAYDDGGQFAAQGQVNRPLLNALLDEPFFAEPPPKSTGRDLFNPAWLDAKLAPFAALAPADVQATLTALTATTVAREIARHASDARAVYVCGGGARNPVLMKMLQQALDETGVSRVPVTTTDALGVPPQQVEAFAFAWLAMRCVAREPGNLAAVTGAAGERVLGAIYPR; from the coding sequence ATGTCGGGCACGAGCATGGACGGCGTGGATGGCGTGGCGGTGCAGTTCACGACAGGCAAGCCGCCCGTCGTGCTCGGCGAGGCGCACGTTTCCTTCTCGCAAGGACTTCGCGACGCGCTCTTCGCGCTGCAAGCCCCCGGCGACAACGAACTCGAGCGCGAGGCGCTGGCCGGCAATGCGCTCGCCACGCGCTACGCCGTGTGCTGTCACGAACTGCAGAGCATGAGCGGCTACTCGTCGACGAAGGTGCGCGCGATCGGCGTGCATGGGCAGACGGTGCGGCATCGGCCGGAAAAGGGCTACACGCGGCAGATCAACAATCCGGCGCTGCTCGCCGAAATGACGAATATCGACGTGATCGCCGATTTTCGCAGCCGCGACGTCGCGGCGGGCGGCCAAGGCGCGCCGCTCGTGCCGGCCTTTCATGCGACGATTTTCGGCGCGAAGAACGAGACGCGCGTCGTCTGCAATCTGGGCGGCATCAGCAATATCACGATCCTCGCGGCGACCGGCGCGGTGCGCGGCTTCGATTGCGGTCCGGCGAACGCGCTCATCGACGAGTGGGCGCATCGGCATCTGCAGCGTGCTTACGACGATGGCGGCCAGTTCGCGGCGCAAGGTCAGGTGAATCGGCCGCTGCTGAACGCGCTCCTCGACGAGCCGTTCTTCGCCGAGCCGCCGCCCAAGAGCACCGGCCGCGATCTCTTCAATCCCGCCTGGCTCGACGCGAAGCTCGCGCCTTTCGCCGCCCTCGCCCCCGCCGACGTCCAGGCGACGCTGACCGCGCTCACCGCAACGACGGTCGCGCGCGAAATCGCGCGCCACGCATCGGACGCGCGCGCGGTCTATGTCTGCGGCGGCGGCGCGCGCAATCCGGTGCTGATGAAGATGCTGCAGCAGGCACTCGACGAAACCGGCGTCTCCCGTGTGCCCGTGACGACGACGGATGCGCTCGGCGTGCCGCCGCAGCAAGTGGAGGCGTTCGCGTTCGCGTGGCTCGCGATGCGCTGCGTCGCGCGGGAGCCGGGCAATCTCGCCGCGGTGACGGGCGCGGCGGGCGAACGCGTACTGGGCGCGATTTATCCGCGCTAG
- a CDS encoding oxygenase MpaB family protein, which translates to MSDQATLVTRMRSSIARGITSLTTGSGPTLDYSSPPGDPGLFGPQTVCWKVHADFTSMMTGGISALLLQTLHPLALAGVWDHSSFRSDILGRLRRTATFVAGTTFGNRHDALALIERVKRIHLNVTGTAPDGRPYRADDPDLLTWVHVAEVTSFLQGYLRYVNPALSEADQDRYFEETETIARLLGARDVPATRAQIQTYLDAMRPLLHASERTQEVIRVLKNAPTPSVAMKPASKLVFSAGVDLLPDWAQEMLGLSALAPLRRTIARPGVRAMAPVIRWALVNGIAKRARLRVAAKKD; encoded by the coding sequence ATGTCGGATCAGGCAACGTTGGTTACGCGGATGCGGTCGTCGATTGCGCGCGGGATTACGAGTCTCACGACCGGCAGCGGCCCGACGCTCGACTATTCGTCGCCGCCGGGCGATCCCGGTCTCTTCGGCCCGCAGACCGTCTGCTGGAAAGTCCACGCCGATTTCACGTCGATGATGACGGGCGGCATTAGCGCGCTCCTGCTGCAAACGCTGCATCCGCTGGCGCTCGCCGGCGTCTGGGATCATTCGAGTTTTCGCTCCGATATTCTCGGCCGTCTGCGTCGCACGGCGACTTTCGTTGCGGGCACGACGTTCGGCAATCGACACGATGCGCTCGCGCTGATCGAGCGCGTGAAGCGCATCCATCTGAACGTGACGGGGACCGCGCCCGATGGCCGCCCGTATCGCGCGGACGATCCCGACCTGCTGACCTGGGTGCACGTGGCGGAAGTGACGAGCTTCCTGCAGGGCTACTTGCGCTACGTGAATCCGGCGCTGTCGGAGGCGGATCAGGACCGCTATTTCGAAGAAACCGAGACCATCGCCCGCTTGCTCGGCGCGCGCGACGTGCCCGCCACGCGCGCGCAGATCCAAACGTATCTGGATGCCATGCGTCCGCTGCTGCACGCGAGCGAGCGCACGCAGGAAGTCATTCGCGTGCTGAAGAACGCGCCGACGCCAAGCGTCGCGATGAAGCCGGCGAGCAAGCTGGTGTTCAGCGCAGGCGTCGATCTGCTTCCCGACTGGGCTCAAGAGATGCTCGGGTTGTCCGCGCTTGCGCCTCTGCGACGGACGATTGCGCGCCCCGGCGTGCGCGCGATGGCGCCTGTGATTCGCTGGGCGCTCGTCAACGGCATCGCGAAACGCGCGCGGCTGCGCGTCGCGGCAAAGAAAGACTAG
- a CDS encoding histidine phosphatase family protein has protein sequence MTTQVLFIRHGETDWNRIKRIQGHVDIPLSEHGMLQAEQLGARVAREGRLDAAYSSDLLRAQQTAQPFADALGLDLRLSEGLRERQYGAFQGHDSDEISEKFPAEYVEWQTRDPGFAPPGGESQRVFYHRVVHAMEPIVAAHPGGRIACVAHGGVLDCIYRFAMKLSLHEPRNWPLLNCSINVVDYDGAAASVVSWGDVSHLATDTSDDGLRKPA, from the coding sequence ATGACGACGCAAGTCCTGTTCATCCGGCACGGCGAAACCGACTGGAACCGCATCAAGCGCATTCAGGGGCATGTCGATATTCCGCTCTCGGAACATGGCATGTTGCAGGCGGAACAACTCGGCGCGCGTGTCGCGCGGGAAGGGCGGCTCGACGCCGCCTATTCGAGCGACCTTTTACGCGCCCAGCAGACGGCGCAGCCTTTCGCCGACGCACTCGGGCTTGACCTGCGCTTGTCCGAAGGCTTGCGCGAGCGTCAGTACGGCGCGTTTCAGGGCCACGACAGCGACGAGATCAGCGAGAAATTTCCCGCCGAATATGTCGAATGGCAGACGCGCGACCCCGGTTTCGCGCCGCCCGGCGGCGAATCGCAGCGCGTCTTTTATCACCGCGTGGTGCACGCGATGGAGCCGATCGTCGCGGCGCATCCGGGTGGACGCATTGCGTGCGTGGCGCACGGCGGCGTGCTGGACTGCATTTACCGGTTCGCGATGAAGCTGTCGCTTCACGAGCCGCGCAACTGGCCGCTGCTCAACTGCAGCATCAATGTGGTCGATTACGATGGCGCGGCGGCGAGCGTCGTGTCCTGGGGCGACGTCTCGCATCTCGCGACCGATACCAGCGACGACGGCTTGCGCAAGCCGGCCTAG
- the ruvC gene encoding crossover junction endodeoxyribonuclease RuvC produces MRILGIDPGLRVTGFGIIDMAGHSLNYVTSGVIKTADADLPSRLNTIFDGISTLIRQHNPDQAAIEKVFVNVNPQSTLLLGQARGAAICGLVASGVPVAEYTALQLKQAVVGYGRATKEQMQQMVVRLLNLSGVPGTDAADALGMAICHAHGGTGLATLGGIAPSLAKKGLRVRRGRLIG; encoded by the coding sequence ATGAGAATCCTAGGCATCGACCCCGGCCTGCGCGTGACCGGCTTCGGCATCATCGACATGGCGGGGCACTCGCTCAATTACGTGACGAGCGGCGTCATCAAGACGGCCGACGCCGATTTGCCTTCGCGTCTGAACACCATCTTCGACGGCATCTCCACGCTGATTCGCCAGCACAACCCCGATCAGGCGGCGATCGAGAAAGTCTTCGTCAACGTCAATCCGCAGTCCACGCTTCTGCTCGGCCAGGCGCGCGGCGCGGCCATTTGCGGACTCGTCGCGAGCGGCGTGCCGGTTGCCGAATACACCGCGCTGCAACTGAAGCAGGCGGTCGTCGGCTACGGACGCGCGACGAAAGAGCAGATGCAGCAGATGGTCGTGCGCCTGCTCAATCTCTCGGGCGTTCCCGGCACCGACGCCGCCGACGCGCTCGGCATGGCGATCTGTCACGCGCATGGCGGCACCGGCCTCGCGACTCTGGGCGGCATCGCGCCGTCGCTCGCGAAGAAAGGCTTGCGTGTAAGGCGCGGGCGTCTGATCGGCTAA
- the erpA gene encoding iron-sulfur cluster insertion protein ErpA, with amino-acid sequence MSAVSDTPTTEMPMPFVFTDAAAEKVKQLIDEEGNPDLKLRVFVQGGGCSGFQYGFTFDEEVNEDDTVMDKSGVQLLIDSMSYQYLVGAEIDYKDDINGAQFVIKNPNATTTCGCGSSFSV; translated from the coding sequence ATGAGCGCTGTCAGCGACACCCCCACGACCGAAATGCCGATGCCGTTCGTCTTCACCGACGCCGCCGCGGAGAAGGTCAAGCAATTGATCGACGAAGAGGGCAATCCGGATCTGAAGCTGCGCGTGTTCGTGCAAGGCGGCGGATGCTCGGGTTTCCAGTACGGTTTCACGTTCGACGAAGAGGTCAACGAAGACGACACCGTGATGGACAAGAGCGGCGTGCAACTGCTGATCGACTCGATGAGCTACCAGTATCTCGTCGGCGCGGAGATCGACTACAAGGACGATATCAACGGCGCGCAGTTCGTGATCAAGAATCCGAACGCCACGACGACTTGCGGTTGCGGTTCCTCGTTCTCGGTCTGA
- the rpsI gene encoding 30S ribosomal protein S9 — protein sequence MIGNWNYGTGRRKSAVARVFIKSGKGEIIVNGKPIADYFSRETSLMIVRQPLELTNHGTTFDIKVNVNGGGETGQAGAVRHGITRALMDYDATLKSQLSNAGFVTRDAREVERKKVGFHKARRRKQFSKR from the coding sequence ATGATCGGTAACTGGAACTACGGTACGGGCCGCCGCAAGAGCGCCGTCGCTCGTGTCTTCATCAAGTCGGGCAAGGGCGAGATCATCGTCAATGGCAAGCCCATCGCCGACTATTTCTCGCGCGAAACGTCGCTGATGATCGTGCGTCAACCGCTGGAACTCACGAACCACGGCACCACGTTCGACATCAAGGTCAACGTGAATGGCGGCGGCGAAACGGGTCAGGCAGGCGCGGTTCGCCACGGCATCACCCGCGCGCTGATGGACTACGACGCAACGCTCAAGTCGCAGCTGTCGAACGCGGGCTTCGTCACCCGCGACGCGCGTGAAGTGGAACGTAAGAAGGTCGGCTTCCACAAGGCACGCCGCAGGAAGCAATTCTCGAAGCGTTAA
- a CDS encoding Fis family transcriptional regulator, translating to MSRHNIEQCVRQSLDNYFQDLDGSNPHDVYDMVISCVEKPMLEVVLEQAGGNQSLAAEYLGINRNTLRKKLQQHGLI from the coding sequence ATGAGCAGACATAACATCGAACAATGCGTCCGCCAGAGCCTGGATAACTATTTCCAGGACCTGGACGGCTCCAACCCGCACGACGTGTACGACATGGTGATCTCGTGCGTCGAAAAACCGATGCTCGAAGTGGTGCTGGAACAGGCCGGCGGCAACCAGTCGCTCGCGGCGGAATATCTGGGCATCAACCGCAACACGCTTCGCAAGAAACTCCAGCAGCACGGATTGATTTGA
- the dtd gene encoding D-aminoacyl-tRNA deacylase — MIALIQRVRRADVRVGERVTGAIDAGLLALVCAERGDTEAAADKLLAKMLAYRVFSDPAGKMNLSVQNIDGAGRAGGVLLVSQFTLAADTSSGLRPSFTPAAPPDEGKRLFDYFVREARAKHSVVETGEFGADMQVSLVNDGPVTFWLQIRP, encoded by the coding sequence ATGATCGCGCTGATCCAGCGCGTGCGGCGCGCGGACGTGCGCGTCGGCGAGCGCGTGACCGGCGCGATCGATGCCGGCCTGCTCGCGCTCGTCTGCGCCGAACGCGGCGACACCGAGGCCGCCGCCGACAAGCTGCTCGCGAAGATGCTCGCGTATCGGGTGTTCAGCGACCCCGCCGGCAAGATGAACCTGTCGGTGCAGAACATCGACGGCGCCGGACGCGCGGGCGGCGTGCTGCTGGTGTCGCAATTCACGCTCGCCGCCGATACGTCGAGCGGCTTGCGTCCGAGTTTCACGCCCGCCGCGCCGCCCGACGAAGGCAAGCGGCTTTTCGATTACTTCGTGCGCGAGGCGCGGGCGAAGCATTCGGTCGTCGAGACAGGCGAATTCGGCGCCGACATGCAGGTGTCGCTCGTCAACGACGGCCCCGTCACCTTCTGGCTGCAAATACGGCCCTGA
- the purH gene encoding bifunctional phosphoribosylaminoimidazolecarboxamide formyltransferase/IMP cyclohydrolase translates to MIKQALISVSDKSGIVDFAKSLSDLGVRILSTGGTAKLLADAGLPVTEVADYTGFPEMLDGRVKTLHPKVHGGILARRDVPEHMAALEQHGIPTIDLLVVNLYPFVQTVSKEECSLEDAIENIDIGGPTMLRSAAKNHRDVTVIVDPADYAAVLDEMRANGNSVGYKTSFRLATKVFAHTAQYDGAITNYLTSLTEQLQHSERNTYPATFNLAFEKVQDLRYGENPHQSAAFYRDLSVPAGALANYEQLQGKELSYNNIADSDAAWECVKTFDAPACVIIKHANPCGVAIGANAHEAYSKAFQTDPTSAFGGIIAFNREVDEAAAQAVAKQFVEVLIAPSFSEAARAVFAAKQNVRLLQIALGDGHNAFDLKRVGGGLLVQSLDSKNVQPHELRVVTKRHPTPKEMDDLMFAWRVAKYVKSNAIVFCGGGMTLGVGAGQMSRVDSARIAGIKAQNAGLSLNGSAVASDAFFPFRDGLDVVVNAGATCVIQPGGSMRDDEVVAAADEHNVAMILTGTRHFRH, encoded by the coding sequence ATGATCAAGCAAGCGCTCATCTCCGTTTCCGACAAATCCGGCATCGTCGATTTCGCGAAATCGCTGTCGGATCTCGGCGTCAGGATTCTCTCGACCGGCGGCACGGCGAAACTGCTCGCCGACGCGGGCCTGCCCGTTACCGAGGTGGCCGACTACACCGGCTTTCCGGAAATGCTCGATGGGCGCGTGAAGACGCTGCACCCGAAGGTTCACGGCGGCATTCTCGCGCGCCGCGACGTGCCCGAGCACATGGCGGCGCTTGAACAGCACGGCATTCCGACCATCGATTTGCTGGTCGTCAATCTGTATCCGTTCGTTCAGACGGTGTCGAAGGAAGAATGCTCGCTCGAAGACGCCATCGAGAACATCGACATCGGCGGTCCCACGATGCTGCGCTCGGCTGCGAAGAATCATCGCGACGTGACGGTGATTGTCGATCCCGCCGACTACGCCGCCGTGCTCGACGAAATGCGCGCGAACGGCAACAGCGTCGGCTACAAGACGAGCTTCCGCCTCGCCACGAAGGTTTTCGCGCACACCGCGCAATATGACGGCGCGATCACGAACTATCTGACGAGCCTCACCGAACAACTTCAGCACAGCGAGCGCAACACCTATCCGGCAACCTTCAATCTCGCGTTCGAGAAGGTGCAGGACCTGCGCTACGGCGAGAATCCGCATCAGAGCGCGGCGTTCTACCGCGATCTTTCCGTGCCCGCCGGCGCGCTCGCCAATTACGAGCAGTTGCAGGGCAAGGAACTCTCGTACAACAACATCGCGGATTCGGACGCCGCCTGGGAATGCGTGAAGACCTTCGACGCGCCGGCCTGCGTCATCATCAAGCACGCGAATCCGTGCGGCGTGGCGATCGGCGCGAATGCGCACGAAGCGTATTCGAAGGCATTTCAGACCGACCCGACTTCCGCGTTCGGCGGCATCATCGCGTTCAATCGCGAAGTGGACGAAGCGGCGGCGCAGGCCGTGGCGAAGCAGTTCGTCGAAGTGCTGATCGCGCCTTCGTTCAGCGAAGCGGCGCGCGCGGTCTTCGCGGCGAAGCAGAACGTGCGTCTTTTGCAGATTGCGCTCGGGGATGGCCACAACGCGTTCGACCTGAAGCGCGTCGGCGGCGGGCTGCTGGTTCAATCGCTCGATTCGAAGAACGTGCAGCCGCATGAACTTCGCGTCGTGACGAAGCGCCATCCGACGCCGAAGGAAATGGACGATCTGATGTTCGCGTGGCGCGTGGCGAAGTACGTGAAGTCGAACGCGATCGTGTTCTGCGGCGGCGGCATGACGCTCGGCGTCGGCGCGGGCCAGATGAGCCGCGTGGATTCGGCGCGCATCGCGGGCATCAAGGCGCAAAACGCGGGGCTGTCGCTGAACGGCTCGGCGGTGGCATCGGACGCGTTCTTCCCGTTCCGCGACGGCCTCGATGTCGTCGTGAACGCGGGGGCAACGTGCGTCATTCAGCCGGGCGGCTCCATGCGCGACGACGAAGTGGTCGCCGCCGCGGACGAGCATAACGTCGCGATGATTCTCACCGGCACGCGCCACTTCCGCCATTAA